A genomic window from Arvicola amphibius chromosome 5, mArvAmp1.2, whole genome shotgun sequence includes:
- the LOC119815560 gene encoding LOW QUALITY PROTEIN: protocadherin beta-14-like (The sequence of the model RefSeq protein was modified relative to this genomic sequence to represent the inferred CDS: inserted 2 bases in 1 codon) codes for MMILQKRQVLVFFVLLGLSRASTESLHYSVAEETEIGSFVANLAKDLGLGVAELSSREARVVSDDNKKRLHLNLLTGDMLVSERLDREELCGSSQPCVLPFQVVLENPLQFHRAELHVRDINDHSPTFLDKEISIKIPESALIGATFLIENAQDLDVGSKGLQDYTISPNSHFYVKIHDSSDGKMYPELVLDRALDHEEESELRLTLTALDGGSPPRSGTTSVLIKVMDINDNAPEFAQSFYEVQVPEDTPVGSSIIAISATDLDMGNYGKISYSFLHASEGIRKTFKINPTSGEVNLRSLLDFEVIQSYSVNIQATDGGGLSAKCTLSVKVLDINDNAPEVTISSITKTVPENASETLVALFSVRDQDSGDNGRILCSIEDDLPFILKPTFKNFFTLLSEKALDRESRSEYNITITVSDMGTPRLSTQHTITVEVSDINDNAPTFTQSSYTLFVHENNSPALHIGTISATDSDSGSNAHITYSLLPTHDPQLPLSSLISINADNGQLFALRALDYETLQSFEFRVSAKDQGSPALSSQALVRVLVLDANDNAPFVLYPLQNAXFTELLPRAAEPGYLVTKVVAVDRDSGQNAWLSFQLLKATEPGLFSVWAHNGEVRTSRLLSERDASKHRLLLLVKDNGDPPRSASVTLHVLVVDGFSQPFLPLPELARDSTQDEDALTLYLVIALASVSSLFLLSVLLFVGVRLCRRARASTLGDYSVPEGHFPGHLVDISGTGTLSQSYQYEVCLTRGTGTNEFKFLKPALPSLQLHDAGSNMQEKENFRNSLGFNIQ; via the exons ATGATGATTCTGCAGAAAAGGCaagtcttggttttctttgttttgctgggATTGTCTAGGGCAAGTACTGAATCTTTGCACTATTCTGtagcagaggaaacagaaattgGCTCTTTTGTGGCTAACCTGGCCAAGGATCTGGGGCTGGGAGTAGCGGAGCTGTCCTCCAGGGAGGCCAGAGTAGTGTCAGATGATAATAAAAAGCGTTTACACCTTAATTTGCTGACGGGAGATATGCTCGTGAGTGAGAGACTGGACCGGGAAGAGCTGtgtggctcctcccagccctGTGTGCTGCCTTTTCAGGTGGTTCTGGAAAACCCTTTACAGTTTCATCGAGCTGAGCTGCATGTCAGAGATATAAATGATCACTCCCCCACATTCCTGGACAAGgaaatatctattaaaatacCGGAAAGTGCATTGATCGGAGCCACATTTTTAATTGAGAATGCACAAGATCTGGACGTAGGAAGCAAAGGTCTCCAGGACTACACCATTAGTCCCAATTCTCATTTCTATGTTAAAATTCACGACAGCAGTGATGGAAAGATGTATCCGGAGCTGGTTCTAGACAGAGCTTTAGATCATGAGGAGGAATCTGAGCTTAGACTGACACTTACAGCCTTGGATGGTGGGTCTCCACCCAGGTCTGGGACAACATCGGTTCTCATAAAGGTTATGGACATCAATGACAACGCTCCCGAGTTTGCTCAGAGTTTCTATGAGGTGCAGGTCCCAGAGGACACGCCCGTTGGTTCCAGTATTATTGCTATCTCTGCTACAGATTTAGATATGGGAAATTATGGGAAAATATCATATTCATTTTTGCATGCATCAGAAGGCATTAGAAAAACCTTTAAAATCAACCCAACATCTGGGGAAGTCAACTTGAGATCATTACTGGATTTTGAAGTAATACAATCCTACTCTGTAAATATCCAAGCAACAGATGGTGGAGGTCTTTCAGCAAAATGCACTCTTTCAGTTAAAGTATTGGATATAAACGACAATGCACCAGAAGTGACCATATCATCGATTACAAAGACAGTTCCAGAGAATGCTTCAGAGACCCTGGTCGCTCTTTTCAGTGTCCGAGATCAAGATTCTGGGGACAATGGAAGGATCCTTTGCTCTATTGAGGACGACCTTCCATTTATCCTGAAACCCACCTTCAAGAACTTTTTCACTCTACTCTCTGAAAAAGCactggacagagagagcagaTCTGAGTACAACATCACGATCACAGTCAGCGACATGGGCACACCCAGGCTCTCAACCCAGCACACCATAACAGTGGAGGTCTCTGACATCAACGACAATGCCCCCACCTTCACTCAAAGCTCCTACACCCTGTTTGTCCACGAGAACAACAGCCCCGCCCTGCACATAGGCACCATCAGCGCCACAGACTCAGACTCAGGCTCCAATGCCCACATCACCTACTCGCTGCTGCCCACCCACGACCCACAGCTGCCCCTCTCCTCGCTCATCTCCATCAATGCCGACAATGGGCAGCTGTTCGCGCTCAGGGCGCTGGACTACGAGACCCTGCAGAGCTTCGAGTTCCGAGTGAGCGCCAAAGACCAAGGCTCGCCTGCACTCAGTAGCCAGGCGCTGGTGCGCGTGCTGGTGCTGGACGCCAACGACAATGCGCCCTTCGTGCTCTACCCGCTGCAGAACGC CTTCACAGAGCTGCTGCCCAGGGCGGCAGAGCCTGGCTACCTGGTCACCAAGGTGGTGGCTGTGGACCGCGACTCTGGCCAGAACGCCTGGCTGTCGTTCCAGTTGCTCAAGGCCACGGAGCCTGGACTGTTCAGCGTGTGGGCTCACAATGGCGAGGTGCGAACCTCCAGGCTGCTGAGCGAGCGCGATGCTTCCAAgcacaggctgctgctgctggtcaaggacaatggcgatccTCCGCGGTCTGCCAGTGTCACTCTGCATGTGCTGGTGGTGGATGGCTTCTCTcagcccttcctgcctctgcctgagttgGCGCGCGACTCCACCCAGGACGAGGATGCGCTCACGCTGTACCTGGTCATTGCCTTGGCGTCTGTGTCTTCGCTCTTCCTCTTGTCTGTGCTGTTGTTCGTGGGGGTGAGGCTGTGCAGGAGGGCCAGGGCGTCCACTCTAGGTGACTACTCTGTGCCTGAGGGACACTTTCCTGGCCACCTGGTGGACATCAGCGGCACGGGAACCCTGTCCCAGAGCTACCAGTATGAGGTGTGTCTGACGAGAGGTACTGGGACTAATGAGTTCAAATTCCTGAAGCCAGCTCTCCCCAGTCTTCAACTCCACGATGCTGGTTCTAATATGCAGGAAAAGGAGAACTTTCGGAATAGTCTTGGATTTAACATCCAATAA